A genomic stretch from Luteolibacter flavescens includes:
- a CDS encoding tetratricopeptide repeat protein has protein sequence MNSNVPACRKALALLLAAAPLLPAQQAPAPPPAATADASDLSARALVEMEADRWSEALDLLTRCVAQQDDAKALQLYGPSFGVTWYRKGICELRLKRWDDAAKSFETCYVKFPNPSRIGNGNGKGSGSGNGNASTAANIYHKRALLRWGEAAQGAGRHGEAIRLFDKFMEERDKTRDDEFDPGSHYLNLAICHFRLGQISQGIESLETSIQNKPRFRAPDSGIIAAFQAFVEATIAKRDEKPLLSFLGKYRSGIVLEPFEMEPYAGLFLKLAADAQAADMDGAALVLCQLVPPSDVMTADLKSRLERLGNRPEAKELTRTVSKAKLQGSLDALAQKRTAGEPLEVAQLGLVAVIHEKRGNLRGALAAYRQLEQYYPKTAKREDHLFHLVRTTAVLGEPTAECGERFLKDFPDSKHVPAVRRLLLASLYQAGDYGSSVRVADELLPKLSEGSAEHDQALFVLGASHYHLGHYDQAHPLLDRHVEKYPQSAQRQAARYFQASDLARLRQWGEAAAALDRFLAEDPGLYLPFALYDRATCHLAQEQEAEALEKLGRLENEFPATEALDAALALKGRILQGDGKTDEAIAAYTKALTAAEDRDHPEVAAESLCQLVTLLGARPEAVAHADRFWKAHADSPLRLRMAVVQIEALEQAGRGDEALGRLRECITPTEAPGLQDAIDRYAAAYFAKHGPDELEKHFGAFPGIDPAEKAATARLKIAVIGVMEKQPGEPAATRVKALYQELKSGFSPADLAPATLVQLGDHLRTKTSAPRQALPYYEEALARPDASLHVAARFGRAAVLATGSPEEKAGAIEDFKRVALDATDEAVKDLARFRIAETQFAAGDSGQAAETARQYLALEGARLAPEANLLLGKSYEALAKPEEALAAYREVWSKWQDNIRLSAPAMVAWLDLSVRQGKPADIVRETALNYLVRTKPAFETMNEAEKVIWQDAEARTGALGSHPTPPPAVKEGEKP, from the coding sequence ATGAATTCCAATGTGCCGGCATGCCGGAAGGCCCTCGCCCTGCTGCTGGCGGCCGCGCCGCTATTGCCCGCCCAGCAGGCCCCGGCACCGCCCCCTGCCGCCACGGCGGATGCCTCCGACCTCAGTGCCCGGGCGCTGGTGGAGATGGAGGCGGACCGCTGGAGTGAAGCGCTGGACCTGCTGACCCGCTGCGTGGCGCAGCAGGACGATGCGAAGGCGCTGCAGCTCTACGGCCCGTCCTTTGGCGTGACGTGGTATCGGAAGGGCATCTGCGAGCTGCGGCTGAAGCGCTGGGATGACGCCGCGAAATCCTTCGAGACCTGCTACGTCAAATTCCCGAATCCCTCCCGCATCGGAAACGGCAATGGGAAGGGAAGCGGCTCCGGCAACGGCAACGCCAGCACCGCCGCGAACATCTACCACAAGCGCGCGCTGCTCCGCTGGGGCGAGGCGGCTCAGGGAGCGGGCAGGCACGGGGAGGCGATCCGGCTTTTCGACAAGTTCATGGAGGAGCGCGACAAGACGCGCGACGATGAATTCGACCCCGGCTCTCATTACCTGAATCTGGCGATCTGCCACTTCCGCCTCGGGCAGATTTCCCAAGGCATCGAGTCGCTGGAGACCTCGATCCAGAACAAGCCGCGCTTCCGTGCGCCGGACAGCGGGATCATCGCGGCTTTCCAGGCATTCGTGGAGGCGACGATCGCGAAGCGCGACGAGAAGCCGCTGCTGTCCTTCCTCGGGAAATATCGCTCCGGGATCGTGCTGGAGCCCTTCGAGATGGAGCCCTACGCGGGCCTTTTCCTGAAACTCGCCGCGGATGCACAGGCGGCGGACATGGACGGGGCAGCGCTGGTGCTCTGCCAGCTCGTCCCGCCGAGCGACGTGATGACCGCAGACCTGAAGTCACGGCTGGAGCGTCTGGGAAATCGCCCCGAGGCGAAGGAACTCACGCGCACCGTGAGCAAGGCAAAGCTGCAGGGCTCGCTGGACGCGCTCGCGCAGAAGCGGACCGCGGGCGAGCCGCTGGAGGTGGCGCAGCTCGGCCTCGTCGCGGTGATCCACGAAAAGCGCGGCAATCTCCGCGGCGCGCTCGCGGCCTACCGGCAGCTCGAGCAGTACTATCCGAAGACCGCCAAGCGCGAGGACCACCTCTTCCATCTGGTCCGCACGACCGCCGTGCTCGGCGAGCCGACCGCGGAATGCGGCGAGCGTTTCCTGAAGGACTTCCCCGACTCGAAGCACGTGCCCGCCGTGCGCCGCCTGCTGCTGGCGTCGCTGTATCAGGCGGGCGACTACGGGTCATCCGTGCGGGTGGCGGACGAGCTGCTGCCAAAGCTTTCCGAAGGCTCGGCCGAGCACGATCAGGCGCTCTTCGTCCTCGGGGCGAGCCACTATCACCTCGGCCACTACGACCAGGCGCACCCGCTGCTCGACAGGCACGTGGAGAAGTATCCGCAGAGCGCGCAGCGCCAGGCCGCGCGCTACTTCCAGGCGTCGGACCTCGCACGCCTGCGCCAGTGGGGCGAGGCGGCGGCGGCGCTGGATCGCTTCCTCGCCGAGGACCCCGGCCTCTATCTACCCTTCGCGCTCTATGATCGCGCGACCTGCCACCTCGCGCAGGAGCAGGAGGCGGAGGCTTTGGAAAAGCTCGGTCGCTTGGAAAACGAATTCCCCGCCACCGAGGCGCTGGATGCCGCCCTCGCGTTGAAAGGCCGCATTCTACAGGGCGACGGCAAGACGGACGAAGCCATCGCCGCCTACACGAAGGCGCTCACTGCCGCGGAAGACCGGGATCACCCGGAGGTGGCCGCCGAATCGCTCTGCCAGCTCGTGACGCTGCTGGGCGCGCGGCCCGAGGCTGTCGCCCATGCGGATCGCTTCTGGAAAGCGCACGCCGATTCGCCGCTGCGGTTGCGCATGGCCGTGGTGCAGATCGAGGCGCTGGAGCAGGCGGGCCGCGGGGACGAGGCGCTGGGGCGCCTGCGCGAATGCATCACGCCGACCGAGGCCCCGGGGCTGCAGGACGCGATCGACCGCTATGCCGCGGCATATTTCGCGAAGCACGGACCCGATGAACTGGAGAAGCACTTCGGGGCTTTCCCCGGCATCGACCCTGCGGAGAAAGCGGCGACCGCGCGGCTGAAGATCGCCGTGATCGGCGTAATGGAAAAGCAGCCCGGCGAACCCGCTGCCACGCGCGTGAAGGCACTCTATCAAGAGCTGAAGAGCGGCTTCTCCCCGGCCGATCTCGCGCCCGCGACACTCGTGCAACTGGGCGATCATCTCCGAACGAAGACCTCCGCACCGCGTCAGGCGCTGCCGTATTATGAAGAGGCGCTGGCCCGGCCGGATGCCTCGCTGCACGTCGCCGCGCGCTTCGGCCGCGCCGCCGTGCTGGCCACCGGCAGCCCGGAGGAGAAGGCGGGAGCCATCGAGGACTTCAAGCGCGTGGCACTCGACGCGACCGACGAGGCGGTGAAGGACCTGGCGCGCTTCCGCATTGCCGAAACGCAATTCGCCGCAGGTGACTCCGGGCAAGCCGCCGAGACCGCGCGCCAGTATCTCGCGCTGGAGGGCGCACGCCTCGCACCGGAGGCGAACCTGCTACTAGGAAAGTCGTACGAAGCCCTCGCCAAGCCCGAGGAAGCGCTGGCCGCCTACCGCGAGGTGTGGAGCAAGTGGCAGGACAATATCCGCCTCTCCGCGCCCGCGATGGTCGCTTGGCTCGATCTCTCCGTCCGGCAGGGCAAGCCGGCCGACATCGTGCGCGAGACCGCACTCAACTACCTCGTGCGGACGAAGCCCGCCTTCGAAACCATGAACGAGGCGGAGAAAGTCATCTGGCAGGATGCCGAAGCACGCACCGGCGCGCTGGGCAGCCATCCCACACCGCCACCCGCAGTGAAGGAGGGGGAGAAGCCATGA
- the nth gene encoding endonuclease III: protein MTRAERAAHVDRRLEEWYPETPIPLDHRDPYTLLIAVLLSAQCTDARVNTVTPALFALADTPDKMALVPVERIREIIRPCGLSPRKSQAIHELSKILVEKHGSVVPADFAALEELPGVGHKTASVVMAQAFGVPAFPVDTHIHRLAKRWKLSEGRNVEQVERDLKKLFARDRWNALHLRIIFCGREHCTARGCDGKTCRMCRELFPPRAKAV, encoded by the coding sequence ATGACCCGCGCCGAACGGGCCGCCCACGTGGACCGGCGGCTGGAGGAATGGTATCCGGAAACGCCGATCCCGCTCGATCACCGGGATCCCTATACGCTGCTCATCGCCGTGCTGCTGTCCGCGCAGTGCACGGATGCGCGGGTGAATACGGTCACGCCGGCGCTCTTCGCGCTGGCGGACACGCCTGACAAGATGGCGCTGGTGCCGGTGGAGCGGATCCGCGAGATCATCCGCCCCTGCGGGCTTTCCCCCCGGAAGTCCCAAGCGATCCACGAGTTGTCGAAGATCCTCGTGGAAAAGCATGGCAGCGTGGTACCCGCGGATTTCGCCGCGCTGGAGGAGCTGCCAGGCGTGGGCCACAAGACCGCCTCGGTGGTGATGGCGCAGGCCTTCGGCGTGCCCGCCTTCCCCGTGGACACGCACATCCACCGGCTGGCAAAGCGCTGGAAGCTCAGCGAGGGCCGCAACGTGGAGCAGGTGGAGCGGGATTTGAAAAAACTCTTCGCCCGCGACCGCTGGAATGCGCTGCACCTGCGCATCATTTTCTGCGGCCGCGAGCACTGCACCGCACGCGGTTGTGATGGGAAGACGTGCCGGATGTGCCGGGAGCTTTTCCCGCCACGGGCGAAAGCGGTGTGA
- a CDS encoding 3D domain-containing protein translates to MTFRLASAAALVALLFSSCASDSDLTVLSKSRSYSASTSSSGSYSGYATQAPGGYTTAQPSPILSAEAAGKPKDKHGMAFYKPSERNRLVRTTAYTCSEDDHIQYGSKNATGTPLRYTDRVRSAAADWAVYPVGTVFRIKGMPQLFVVDDYGSALTGTNTVDIYTPSKAHMGAWGRRNVELTVVQWGSYARSAEILSKRTQYAHCAQMYAAINRMMSRATATAATAAR, encoded by the coding sequence ATGACTTTCCGACTCGCCTCCGCCGCGGCACTGGTAGCCCTACTTTTCTCCAGCTGCGCCTCGGACTCCGATCTGACGGTTCTTTCCAAGTCCCGCTCCTACTCTGCTTCCACTTCTTCCTCCGGAAGCTACAGCGGCTACGCCACCCAGGCACCGGGCGGCTACACCACTGCCCAGCCTTCGCCGATCCTGTCCGCGGAAGCAGCCGGCAAGCCGAAGGACAAGCACGGCATGGCCTTCTACAAGCCCTCCGAGCGCAATCGCCTGGTCCGCACCACGGCCTACACCTGCTCCGAGGACGACCACATCCAGTACGGATCGAAGAACGCCACCGGCACCCCGCTCCGCTACACGGATCGCGTGCGCAGCGCCGCCGCTGACTGGGCCGTCTATCCGGTCGGCACCGTCTTCCGCATCAAGGGCATGCCCCAGCTCTTCGTGGTGGATGACTACGGCTCCGCCCTCACCGGCACGAATACCGTGGACATCTACACCCCCTCGAAGGCGCACATGGGTGCCTGGGGCCGCCGCAATGTGGAGCTGACCGTGGTGCAATGGGGCTCCTACGCCCGCAGCGCCGAGATCCTTTCCAAGCGCACCCAGTACGCCCACTGCGCGCAGATGTATGCGGCGATCAACCGCATGATGTCCCGCGCCACGGCCACCGCTGCGACGGCGGCACGCTGA
- a CDS encoding tetratricopeptide repeat protein: MDLNRAFNEGMNAYKAKNWSVAIEQLSSIVSARPNDAPPNVLYTLGFAYYFSSDYEKAGDTFKAYLKKDPNSENVPEVQLILGRALLQVDGKADEALSFLAEAAKKPDFAEEARFAAAEAYIKKEDYPKAAQTLKTAMAGKSSGLSLLRAAIQLVDIYIEADQLDEAIKILQDLERNPGYPDVIVVVNNRFVKIGDLYLDAKAYAEALSAYSSARPRNQVIAIQEARLAQSKKLKEDLDRRIAAAVKAKQPTPRVIEERAATLAGMITNNETVLGELRGLDTYDATIQYRIGRCYFNMERFWPSSVAFETVADENPKSEDAATSLFGAMISQWRLGRLDASGVLAKRYLENHPEGKQLETVAELNATLLIQTGKFEEAVDFVSSFLEKSPQSPIREKMLTLLANARFQAGDYNKAAADYDLLIKDFPSAPDFEEYVYRRALCDFLRNNYEDTVKSFENYEKNFPNGSFLADIRYRRGIIQLALKDYATLIPSMKSLLDDPQAKAFQGQIHTLLGDAYQNRGEEGDLEAAGTHFKLAVDNANGDRNVLEYALEQATNILRGGRRWDDLEALWKNFLQDNPDHPMTLRGVSELTKLLQRANKKEEARKMLSEHILKDIQNPRSEYVEMLLSQLAGMHVPPRSVKKDAPKPDVDAIEAALAKDLETAEENQTPAYVARVLFAKSELARMMRDQARSERSLGAIANTANPNDLGPILLSMIGQYLFDKGEFEKAVPLYERLRDAFPTSPFSDAAPVGLGRIALAEKNYDEAVKQFDIAIGRASSDETLKQATFGKGQALRMQKRSVDAKKLFEEVVAARNWRGVEKAGALYELGEIESEGGNKKAAHAYFQRVYVSHGAFPQYVTKAYLRAADMLRMEGDQEGWRKTLQELIRKHPDSEEAKKAKTLLN, encoded by the coding sequence GTGGACCTCAACCGCGCGTTCAACGAAGGGATGAACGCTTACAAGGCGAAGAACTGGTCGGTCGCGATCGAGCAGCTCTCGTCCATCGTTTCGGCCAGGCCGAATGACGCCCCGCCGAATGTCCTCTATACCCTCGGCTTCGCCTACTACTTCAGCTCGGACTATGAAAAGGCGGGCGACACTTTCAAAGCCTACCTCAAGAAGGATCCGAACAGCGAGAATGTCCCGGAAGTCCAACTGATCCTCGGTCGTGCGCTCCTGCAGGTCGATGGCAAGGCGGATGAGGCGCTGAGCTTCCTCGCCGAAGCCGCGAAGAAGCCGGACTTTGCCGAAGAAGCCCGGTTCGCCGCCGCCGAGGCCTACATCAAGAAGGAAGATTACCCCAAGGCCGCCCAGACGCTGAAAACCGCGATGGCTGGCAAGTCCTCCGGTCTCAGCCTGCTCCGCGCCGCCATCCAGCTCGTGGATATCTACATCGAGGCAGACCAACTCGATGAGGCCATCAAGATCTTGCAGGATCTCGAGCGGAATCCCGGCTACCCGGACGTCATCGTTGTGGTGAACAACCGCTTCGTGAAGATCGGCGATCTTTATCTGGATGCGAAGGCCTACGCCGAAGCGCTCTCGGCCTACTCGAGTGCCCGCCCGCGCAACCAGGTCATCGCGATCCAGGAAGCCCGCCTCGCCCAGTCGAAGAAGCTCAAGGAGGATCTCGACAGGCGCATCGCCGCCGCCGTGAAGGCAAAGCAGCCGACTCCCCGCGTCATCGAGGAGCGAGCCGCGACCCTCGCGGGCATGATCACGAACAACGAAACGGTGCTCGGCGAACTGCGCGGCTTGGACACCTACGACGCCACCATCCAGTACCGCATCGGCCGTTGCTATTTCAATATGGAGCGCTTCTGGCCCTCCTCCGTCGCCTTTGAGACCGTCGCCGACGAGAATCCGAAGTCGGAAGACGCCGCCACCTCGCTCTTCGGCGCGATGATTTCCCAGTGGCGCCTCGGTCGTCTGGATGCCTCCGGCGTCCTGGCCAAGCGCTACTTGGAAAATCACCCGGAAGGAAAGCAACTCGAGACCGTCGCCGAGCTGAATGCCACGCTGCTGATCCAGACCGGCAAGTTCGAGGAAGCGGTGGACTTCGTCTCCTCCTTCCTGGAGAAGAGCCCGCAGTCTCCGATCCGCGAGAAGATGCTGACCCTGCTCGCCAATGCACGCTTCCAGGCCGGCGACTACAACAAGGCCGCTGCCGACTACGACCTGCTCATCAAGGACTTCCCGAGCGCTCCGGACTTCGAGGAATACGTCTATCGCCGGGCTCTCTGCGACTTCCTCCGCAACAACTACGAGGACACCGTCAAGTCCTTCGAGAACTACGAGAAGAACTTCCCGAATGGCAGCTTCCTCGCGGACATCCGCTACCGCCGCGGCATCATCCAGCTCGCGCTGAAGGACTACGCGACCCTCATCCCCTCGATGAAGTCGCTGCTCGATGATCCACAGGCGAAGGCCTTCCAAGGCCAGATCCACACCCTGCTCGGCGATGCCTACCAGAACCGCGGTGAAGAGGGTGACCTCGAGGCCGCAGGCACTCACTTCAAGCTCGCCGTGGACAATGCCAACGGCGACCGCAACGTCCTTGAATACGCCTTGGAGCAGGCGACCAATATCCTCCGCGGCGGTCGTCGCTGGGACGATCTGGAAGCCCTCTGGAAGAATTTCCTGCAGGACAATCCGGACCATCCGATGACCCTGCGCGGTGTCTCGGAGCTCACCAAGCTGCTGCAGCGGGCGAACAAGAAAGAGGAAGCCCGCAAGATGCTCTCCGAGCATATCCTCAAGGACATCCAGAATCCCCGCTCCGAGTATGTGGAGATGCTGCTCAGCCAGCTTGCCGGCATGCACGTCCCGCCGCGCAGCGTGAAGAAGGACGCGCCGAAGCCGGATGTCGACGCCATCGAGGCCGCGCTCGCCAAGGACCTCGAGACCGCCGAGGAAAACCAGACCCCGGCCTACGTTGCCCGCGTGCTCTTCGCGAAGTCCGAACTGGCTCGCATGATGCGCGACCAGGCTCGTTCCGAGCGCAGCCTGGGTGCCATCGCGAATACCGCGAACCCGAACGACCTCGGCCCGATCCTTCTGTCGATGATCGGCCAGTACCTCTTCGACAAGGGCGAGTTTGAAAAGGCTGTGCCGCTCTATGAGCGCCTCCGCGATGCCTTCCCGACGTCGCCCTTCTCGGATGCCGCTCCGGTCGGTCTCGGCCGCATCGCCCTGGCTGAGAAGAATTACGATGAGGCTGTGAAGCAATTCGACATCGCCATCGGTCGTGCCTCGTCCGACGAGACCCTGAAGCAGGCCACCTTTGGCAAGGGCCAGGCCCTGCGCATGCAGAAGCGCAGCGTGGATGCGAAGAAGCTCTTCGAGGAAGTCGTCGCCGCCCGCAACTGGCGTGGCGTGGAGAAGGCCGGTGCTCTTTACGAACTCGGCGAGATCGAGTCGGAAGGCGGGAATAAGAAAGCCGCGCACGCCTACTTCCAGCGCGTCTACGTCTCCCACGGTGCTTTCCCACAGTATGTGACCAAGGCCTACCTCCGCGCCGCAGACATGCTGCGCATGGAGGGAGATCAGGAAGGCTGGAGGAAGACCCTCCAGGAGCTGATCCGCAAGCATCCGGATTCCGAGGAAGCCAAGAAGGCCAAAACCCTCCTCAACTAA
- a CDS encoding MotA/TolQ/ExbB proton channel family protein has protein sequence MNTRSLFNRLSRVFRVVLLAGVVTLFAGSMIETSMAQDAPVGEAAAAPKGESKSMMDTLKQGGWVMWPIGAASVLTIYLFIDVMLRTSNNRMSPPEEVEKAQQLFMAGDYVNAYQVMKSTVAPFNNCVKYGLSFVGKGKEQTEEALLVEVGRENARMQNKINYLSVIGVCTPMIGLVGTVVGMMDAFGSLGQSGAGDTAALSNAIGHVLVATASGLIVAIPAFTFFYILRNRLLAKMHVLEDTVLSLFRNMPYEHFHGLEIGEEVTYAALPNWVNEGQPAA, from the coding sequence ATGAATACCCGTTCCCTCTTCAACCGCCTGTCCCGAGTTTTCCGGGTCGTCCTCCTCGCCGGGGTCGTCACGCTGTTTGCCGGTTCCATGATCGAAACCTCGATGGCCCAGGACGCTCCTGTCGGCGAGGCCGCCGCAGCGCCCAAGGGCGAATCGAAGTCCATGATGGACACCCTCAAGCAGGGTGGCTGGGTCATGTGGCCCATCGGCGCCGCCTCGGTGCTGACCATCTACCTCTTCATCGACGTCATGCTCCGCACGTCGAACAACCGCATGTCTCCGCCCGAGGAAGTGGAGAAGGCCCAGCAGCTCTTCATGGCGGGTGACTACGTCAATGCCTACCAGGTGATGAAGTCCACCGTGGCCCCCTTCAACAACTGCGTGAAGTACGGCCTGTCCTTCGTCGGCAAGGGCAAGGAGCAGACCGAGGAAGCCCTCCTCGTGGAAGTTGGTCGTGAGAACGCCCGCATGCAGAACAAGATCAACTACCTCTCCGTTATCGGTGTTTGTACGCCCATGATCGGTCTGGTCGGAACGGTCGTCGGCATGATGGACGCGTTCGGATCGCTCGGCCAGTCCGGTGCCGGTGACACCGCCGCGCTCTCGAACGCCATCGGTCACGTGCTTGTCGCCACCGCGTCCGGTCTGATCGTCGCCATCCCGGCCTTCACCTTCTTCTATATCCTCCGCAACCGCCTGCTCGCCAAGATGCACGTGCTGGAGGACACCGTCCTGAGCCTCTTCCGCAACATGCCGTACGAGCACTTCCACGGCCTGGAAATCGGCGAGGAAGTGACCTACGCCGCCCTGCCAAACTGGGTGAACGAAGGTCAGCCTGCTGCCTGA
- a CDS encoding ExbD/TolR family protein, giving the protein MASAGGGDGSDPEFQIAPMIDVLLVMLIFFMSITTDQVMKIDKSISLPVAPEAKKRENDMKNQAVVNIDWDTALGRARVSYGDVVCDPLEQLKDFVEPAKAANPKLKMIIRADASTPAVEVQKVIEQLAAGGVDDISLSGMNRMN; this is encoded by the coding sequence ATGGCTAGCGCTGGCGGAGGAGACGGGAGCGATCCGGAATTCCAGATCGCCCCGATGATCGACGTGCTCCTGGTGATGCTTATCTTCTTCATGAGCATCACCACGGATCAGGTGATGAAGATCGACAAGTCGATCTCGCTGCCAGTCGCCCCCGAGGCGAAGAAGCGCGAGAACGACATGAAGAACCAGGCGGTGGTGAACATCGACTGGGACACCGCGCTTGGCCGCGCACGGGTCTCCTACGGGGACGTCGTCTGCGACCCGCTGGAGCAGTTGAAGGATTTCGTGGAGCCTGCAAAGGCCGCGAATCCCAAGCTGAAGATGATCATCCGTGCCGACGCTTCGACGCCGGCCGTGGAGGTTCAGAAGGTCATCGAGCAGCTCGCGGCCGGCGGCGTCGACGACATCTCGCTCTCCGGCATGAACCGCATGAACTGA
- a CDS encoding ExbD/TolR family protein, with the protein MAHKKKKRKEPDSIHIGFQIAPMIDVVFVIMLFFMVMAGQQVVENELNLKLPGTMQTDEPITVEETQIQVTESGEVLLNEDPVGAPEDSALRELAANMLRLAEASNVSGNKVVVTIMADEFAPYQRVIDVLNALAVARIENVTFEVPPQ; encoded by the coding sequence ATGGCTCACAAAAAGAAAAAGCGTAAGGAACCGGACTCGATTCACATCGGTTTCCAGATCGCGCCGATGATCGACGTGGTCTTCGTGATCATGCTCTTCTTCATGGTCATGGCGGGTCAGCAGGTAGTTGAGAACGAACTCAACCTGAAGCTGCCGGGCACGATGCAGACCGACGAGCCGATCACGGTCGAGGAAACCCAGATCCAGGTGACGGAGAGCGGCGAAGTGCTGCTCAACGAAGACCCGGTCGGCGCTCCGGAAGACTCGGCACTCCGGGAACTGGCTGCAAACATGCTCCGTCTCGCGGAAGCATCTAATGTTTCCGGCAACAAGGTCGTTGTAACCATCATGGCGGATGAATTCGCCCCGTACCAGCGGGTTATCGACGTTCTCAATGCGCTTGCCGTGGCACGCATCGAGAACGTGACCTTCGAGGTGCCGCCCCAGTAA
- a CDS encoding prenyltransferase/squalene oxidase repeat-containing protein: MYDEYQQVPEVQEESNMKKLIRKMGLGAFSISVIVHLVFLALAIFYFVQWVEPTPEKVDFLPGGGGGGGKGGEVSHKLQQQKRMMTSPAATRRIASTSTNAAFTLPDTSSELMDTGLPMDMGMAEAGEGGGTGGGRGTGDGTGIGSGRGPGKGMGSGGLGIGALIPTIMKGRCTDSERLAMLRDAGGTPAVEEGVKKSLAWLKGKQNSDGSWGNAHKVAMTGLSLLCYLGHCENTQSKEYGDNVSRGITYLVNISMQNEGKMASNFSGNSWVYEHAIATYALSEALTFSRGLQFPVPNLEEAVLNGATLIVNGQTAAGSWDYHYKAESDRNDLSVAGWQMQALKAAKASGVKIKDLDKATRNAVKWLESEAYLDNGRFAYTGRNANPGLTAVGVLCLQQWDKSSSRAVRGGLSLIMEGLELRNKPGARVKDAEFSPLYTMRYNGPNGDLYAWYYAVQAMRNAGGKEWEAMNKAILEDILPAQNGDGSFKTENGQVARNDALVHVRGTEAAGTSRDIYLQCLNTLMLEVYYRFLPATSAGKGRSGGLDALDDLR; the protein is encoded by the coding sequence ATGTACGACGAATACCAACAGGTTCCCGAGGTGCAGGAGGAGAGCAATATGAAGAAGCTCATCCGCAAGATGGGCCTCGGTGCCTTCTCGATCTCGGTCATCGTCCACCTCGTCTTCCTCGCCTTGGCGATCTTCTACTTCGTGCAGTGGGTCGAGCCCACGCCGGAGAAAGTCGATTTCCTCCCCGGCGGCGGCGGCGGCGGTGGCAAGGGTGGCGAAGTCAGCCACAAGCTCCAGCAGCAGAAGCGGATGATGACGAGCCCGGCGGCGACCCGCCGGATCGCGTCCACGTCCACGAATGCGGCATTCACCCTGCCGGATACTTCCAGCGAACTCATGGACACCGGCCTGCCGATGGACATGGGCATGGCGGAGGCCGGCGAAGGCGGCGGCACCGGCGGTGGCCGTGGCACGGGCGATGGCACCGGCATCGGCTCCGGCAGGGGCCCGGGCAAGGGCATGGGCTCCGGTGGCCTCGGCATCGGCGCGCTGATCCCGACCATCATGAAGGGCCGCTGCACCGACAGCGAGCGTCTCGCGATGCTCCGCGACGCGGGCGGCACCCCAGCCGTGGAGGAAGGGGTGAAGAAGTCGCTCGCTTGGCTGAAGGGCAAGCAGAACTCCGACGGCTCCTGGGGCAATGCCCACAAGGTGGCCATGACGGGTCTCTCGCTGCTCTGCTACCTCGGTCACTGCGAAAACACGCAGTCGAAGGAATACGGCGACAATGTGAGCCGCGGCATCACCTACCTCGTGAACATTTCCATGCAGAACGAGGGCAAGATGGCCTCGAACTTCAGCGGAAACTCCTGGGTGTATGAGCATGCGATCGCCACCTACGCCCTCTCGGAAGCACTGACCTTCTCCCGCGGCCTTCAATTCCCGGTGCCAAACCTGGAAGAAGCCGTGTTGAACGGTGCGACGCTGATCGTGAACGGCCAAACCGCAGCCGGTAGCTGGGACTACCACTACAAGGCCGAGTCGGACCGGAATGACCTCTCGGTCGCCGGCTGGCAGATGCAGGCGCTCAAGGCGGCGAAGGCCTCCGGCGTGAAGATCAAGGACCTGGACAAGGCGACCCGCAACGCGGTGAAGTGGCTCGAGAGCGAGGCTTACCTCGACAATGGCCGCTTCGCCTACACCGGTCGGAATGCCAACCCCGGCCTGACCGCGGTGGGCGTGCTCTGCCTCCAGCAGTGGGACAAGTCCTCCAGCCGTGCCGTGCGCGGTGGACTCAGCCTGATCATGGAAGGCCTGGAGCTCCGCAACAAGCCGGGTGCTCGTGTGAAGGACGCCGAGTTCTCGCCGCTCTACACGATGCGCTACAATGGCCCGAACGGTGACCTCTACGCGTGGTACTACGCGGTGCAGGCCATGCGGAATGCCGGTGGCAAGGAGTGGGAAGCCATGAACAAGGCCATCCTCGAGGACATCCTGCCTGCCCAGAATGGCGACGGCTCCTTCAAGACTGAGAACGGCCAGGTCGCCCGCAATGACGCACTGGTCCACGTCCGTGGCACCGAGGCGGCTGGCACCTCCCGGGACATCTACCTCCAGTGCCTGAACACGCTGATGCTGGAAGTTTACTACCGCTTCCTGCCCGCCACCTCGGCTGGCAAGGGCCGCAGCGGCGGTCTGGATGCGCTGGACGACCTCCGCTGA